Genomic segment of Labrenzia sp. CE80:
ACCGCGGACATGATTTTCGATATCGAGACACTCATCGCCTCTTTGTCGGAAGGGATGACTTTAGAGCCTGGCGACATTATCGCGACGGGCACGCCGTCGGGCGTGGGATACGCCATGGACCCACCAAATTTCTTAAAAGACGGAGATACCGTCGTTTGTAAAATTTCAGGGATCGGCACGCTTACGAACTCTGTGCGCGCCGTATAAGCGATCTTCCAAAGAAGCCAATAAGGACGCGGGAGATTGGAGTGAACGCTAAGGGAGGACTAAGCGTATGATGAACCGTAGAACAATTACGTCGTTGCTGTCGGCGGTGCTGGTATCGGGATTGGTAGGAGGAGGGGCCTTTGCGCAAAGCCTGCGCGATATCACTTTCGTACAGCCGAGCCCATCTGCCATTAACTCATTTCCAGTCTTTGTCGCCATCGGCGAAGGTTATTTTGAAGACGAAGGTCTGAACGTTACGGTCGAAGCGATCAACGGTTCGGGCGCGGTTTTGCAGGCGTTGTCGGCTGGACAAGCGCACTTTGGTCGTCCCGGCCCGGGCCCGCTGATAGCGGCGCGCACACGCGGCGTGGACGCAGTGCATATCTACAACGTGGCTGCACGGAGTAACTTTGGAATCGCGGTTCAAGAAGGATCCGACTACCAGTCGATCGAGGATCTGCGTGGCAAAGTTATTGGGACCGGTACAGCGGACGGTGCCGAGGTGGGCTTTGCTCGCAACGTGCTGTCAGGCGCAGGAATGGTCGAAGGAACTGACTTTGAGTTCCTCACTGTTGGTGACGGCGGCCCGGCAACCGCGGCGTTCCTGAATGGCGAGATCGACGCCTATTCTGCATCTACAGCAGATACCGCAGTTCTCAACCAGCGCGGCATGAAGGTGCGCGACATCACGCCCGCCGAGTTCGGCCGTTTCTTCGGCAACGGTATTGCCACAATGGCCGATACGATCGCAAACGATCGTGAGCTGGTCGAGGCTTGGAGTCGGGCCTTTGCCAAGGGCCATGCCTTCGCACTGGACGATGCCAATCGCGATGCCGTCCTTGCCCACCTTGCTGCAGGCAACCCGCAGGAAGGCGAAGACAAAGAGTTCCAGGCGGCACTGTTCGATGCGGTGCGCTCCAAGACGATTGCTGCTGGCGACAGCCCGCATCTCGGTTGGTACCCGGCGCAAGTGTGGGAAGAGTGGCAGGATGCTCTTGTGGCTGGCAATGAAATACCAGGTCCCCTCGACGATCTGAGCGCGATTTGGACTAATGAGTTCGCTGAACTCGGCAACTCGGCTGTCGGCAAATGAACGCCCCATTGGCATATGAATACTCCGGCGCATCATCTGATGCGCCGGTTTATGAGTTGCGCAACGTCAGTAAAACCTACGCGCGCAATTCGGTGGTCGCGTTGGAGAACGTGGATCTCACCTTGCGGTACGGGAGCTTCACGTCGATCATCGGATCAAGCGGCTGCGGGAAATCGACCCTGTTGAAGATCATGGCCGGTCTCATTCCTCCCACAAAAGGCCGTGTGGTGCTTCAGGACAAGCCTGTTATCGGCCCGCGGCGGGACATCGGAATGATGTTCCAGCAGGCCACGCTCTTCCCATGGAAGACTGCGGTTGAAAACATCGTGCTGCCGATTGAGATCCGGGATGGAAAAGCGGCTGCCAAGAAAGCGATGGAAAAGGCGCATGACCTTCT
This window contains:
- a CDS encoding ABC transporter substrate-binding protein is translated as MMNRRTITSLLSAVLVSGLVGGGAFAQSLRDITFVQPSPSAINSFPVFVAIGEGYFEDEGLNVTVEAINGSGAVLQALSAGQAHFGRPGPGPLIAARTRGVDAVHIYNVAARSNFGIAVQEGSDYQSIEDLRGKVIGTGTADGAEVGFARNVLSGAGMVEGTDFEFLTVGDGGPATAAFLNGEIDAYSASTADTAVLNQRGMKVRDITPAEFGRFFGNGIATMADTIANDRELVEAWSRAFAKGHAFALDDANRDAVLAHLAAGNPQEGEDKEFQAALFDAVRSKTIAAGDSPHLGWYPAQVWEEWQDALVAGNEIPGPLDDLSAIWTNEFAELGNSAVGK